The Sphingomonas sp. G-3-2-10 DNA window ACAATGTCACCGATCTCCGAAAAATGCTGATCGGTGAGAGTGATTTCCTGGTTACCTGCCACATCGGAAAGGTAGCGTGTCACTTCTAAGATTTTTGCTGCCGTCAAATGCACGCGAGTGATGAGCCACCAGCCGCGATCTCCGCGATCTGATTGATCAAGCCGAGTGATTATAGCTTGTTCGAGAGCGTCAAAGCTCAACAAAATTGGCCCCATGGATTCGCTTTAACGTGGGTGTCGTGTGTCGCAGTGGCAGCATAGCGAGAGCGTTCGCCTGCGCACAACTCTTCAAACATTGTTTCACGATGAATCATCATTAAATGCTTCCCAGAGAAACCCACGTTTCTTAGCCGCGGGGCAAAGAGACCATCTTATACGAAGGGCGTCCAGCTAGTCTGCACAGACTTCTAGGAGCTGCGCAGGGTGGCCCCCTAGAGCTGCCGCCAATCTGCCTAACGCACGCACAGATGGGTTCCGAGTGCCTCGTTCGAGGTCGCTGACGTAACTCCGCTCCATCTCGACTTCGAGAGCCAGCGCTTCCTGCGTCATGCCTCTCAGCCTCCGATAACGGCGGACATTCACACCCAGGAGCTGAACCACGTCCATGCTCGGATGTGGCCGTAAGGCGCATATAGCGCCTGTATACCAATCGTGTCATTTTGCGGTGAGGCACGGCCGCTTTCCACAAATCGAGGGGACAGAAGTGAAACTTATCTTCATCAGCGCGATGATTGCCGTATGCCTCTGCACGCCGGCGCAAGCTCAAACGATGCAACTTCAGAGAATCGGTCAATGGACAGTTGCAGGAATTTCTCGCGCGGGGGGCCCTGTATGCCGGATGGAACGCACCTATCCTAACGGCACCATCTTCAACGTCGATGTATTCATTCAGTCACGAACGATCGAAATCTCAATCGCCAATAGAGATTGGCAGAGTTTAAATGAGGTTCCGAACGATAGCGGGCACACTCAGGGTTCTATAGCCACTTCCATCTCGTATTCGCGCGGCAGCGTGGCTTGGCAAGGCCGTGCGAAAATTCGGAGATCTAGTGCGCTCAACCCCGAACCCGGCATCTACATTAGGGGCCCTGTTGGCGAGTTGAGCCCGGTGATTGAGGGGATGCACACCGCCACAATCCTTTTGGTCAAGGCCGGGGAGGTCTCAGTTCTCTCAGCTTCACCCGATGGGTTGGACTCAGCGCTAGCCGCTCTCAAGTCGCAATGCATCGCACCCCACTATTACCAGCCGGAGAACGATCCGTTCCGTCGGTGAAATCGTCAAACTGTCCTGCAGCCCTCGGCCTCACCGCCGGGGGTTTTTGCTATTTGGAGAAACCCACATGCTCATTCTCACTAATGCGCAGGCGATGGCCCGCGCCCTAGCTTCACCCATCGCCCCGGACCTCAAACGCGTCCTGCGACTACGCCGCGACCAGCTACTGTTCGATACAGCCGGCGCCTATGATCTAGGCGAACTGGCGCATTTCATCATTGTGTCGAAGGGCGATACGCTGCCGGAGATCGAAACGGCGGTGAACTATCCGATCATGCCTGACCCGCCGTGGGAATGGGTACTGGATCACGGAAAGCTATTCGAAGCGCCGATTATCGTTAGCGATGACGGGTGCGGTATCGTGCTGATCGTGCCGGACCTCGAAGGTGTGGACGCTACCCTGCTGGGCCTAGTTCGTCGCGATTCCGTCCCAGCGAGTACCTTCGCCGACGACAGCTTCAACGCGGGATAGCGAACCGCGCGCCTAGCAGTCCGCCTGCGCTTCCTCATGAACAGGAAGGCCAGGAAAACCGTCAAAACCGCAATCGCACCCGCCCGCCAGACACGCCGTCTGAGCGGGTTTTTTTGTGTCTGAAGGACTTTTCCCCATGCAGCACCTATACGACCGAAAGACGATGACATGCGCCTTGGTGTCCGGCCTCGACCCAAGGCTTCACAATCTTCTGTCGAAGCGCATTGCCGCTCTTGCGACGGAATACGGCGACCTCACGGACTGGACTGAATACCTCATCGTCGAATCCGGTGACACGGAGGAGGACATAATCCGCCACATCGGTTTCTCACCGCTTGTAGAACCGATCAATGGTGCGCGGTTCGGCAGCATCGGCTTCGAGCCGCATTGGGATTGGCTGGCGGATAGCGAGGGCATCTTCGAGATGATCCTCACGTTCGGCAGCACGTTCGCGTACGTCCTGTTGATCCATGATACCGATGGCGTCCCATCCGAACTACTGACCATGTGTCGGCGCTATGCCGAGCGAGCGAGATCATGAAGGTTCTCGGATTTCTCCTTGCCGCCTGCATCACACTTGCGGGTCTCCGCCTCGTGGTGACTGGGTTGGTGCTCGGCATCATTCTCGCGGTGGTCATCGGCGTGATCACCAGACCGAAAGAGACGATAGGCTTTATCCTGTTCATGGCGGCGCTCGGATTCCTCGATCAACGCCCGGTGGCATTCCTCGCAGTGGTCTTCGGGATCGTCACTTGCTCCCTTCTGCTGAGGGCGATCGAGCAGAACAAAGCCTGACGGCTTGACACCAAACTGAACCGGTCTATTGGCCGCATCCGCTTACCTACGGCAGTTGCCCCTACATAGACGGCCAGCTGAGGTTCGCATCACATAGCTGATTACCCTTCCCGGCCCTTTGTGGCTGGCGGGCATGCTGTGTGTGCGACCTCAATCTTCTGCCGATGTCTCACACACAGCGATCAGCGCTTTGGCGAAATCTGGTTCGGGCCTTCTGGTCCCGGCGATGTGTGAGTAATTTCATTGAGCAATCTTCCGAATATGTCGGGGCCTCCTGCGAAGGTTGACCCCAGCACAATCATCTTTCCGCCTTCGGCAGCGATAACAATCGAAGCCAAACCCGACGCTGCTACGCCCAGCGGGGAAGCAACTTTCGCGACCGGCACCCGCGAAGGGGGTGAAGGGGGAGCCGACCGAGCACCCTCCACACCTCCTTCGCCCCCCTTCCCCCGCCCCAATTTCGGCAGGTGTGACGGGCGAGGTGCGCTACGACTACGACGACGGCATTTTCCGCTCTGCCCCCAGCACCAACCCGGTGGTCATCGCGCTCGCGGGGGCTGGCCTGTACCGCGCGCCGCAAGGCAATCGCGCCCACAGCATCACCTGCCCTTGGGAGGCCGAGCATGGCCCCGAGGATCAATCCGCGACCTACACTGAACCCGGCACGAATACCGCTCTGGGAGCATTCAGCTGCGTTGCTTGCAATAAGCAGGATCGTCATATCGGCACCCTGCTATCTCGCCTGGATGTCGAACCGTCGTCAGCTCGCGCAAAAGCTCGTGTCCGACTGCGGAGGGGCGAAATGCACCGCATTGCGGAAGCTGCGGAACGAGTCCTCCTGAACGTGTGCGACTACTATCAAGCTGGCGGCGCAATCGCGCGGGTTAAATCCGACCCGCGTTCCGGTGACGTTACGACCGAATACGTAACGGAGCAGGCGCTGACATTGGCGTTATCCGCTGGTGCCGATTGGGAGTCCCAGGACAAGGCTGGGAAATCGTGGAATCGGGTGGATGTCCCGACTCGCATCGTTCAGGCGCTCATGAAGAAAGGGGATTTTCAGCACCTCAAGCATCTGAATGGGCTGGCGCGACAGCCTTATTTCCGGGGCGACGAACACTTGCTCATCCGAACATCGGGCTATGACGAAGTCTCGGGCATGTATGCCGCATTCGAGGGTGGGAACTACCAGCTTCCCGAGCCAACCGAGGCCAACGCACTTGCGGCTCTCGATGCACTGCACGCACTGATCGAGGAACTCCATTTCGCGTCCCCGAGCGATCGATCTGCCGCGATATCGGCAATGCTTTCCTGTGCGATTCGGCCTTCCCTGCCGCTCTGCCCTGCGTTCAGCGTCAGCGCCTCCCGGCCCGGCAGCGGCAAAAGCTATCTCGCGTCGGTCATCGCGGCGTTCGGTGGTCCCGGCGATCCCTTTAATACCAGCTACCCGACCTCGACGGAGGAGGCGAGTAAGCTCGCGCTTTCGATGATGATGACAAGCCCGGCTGTCGTCTGTTTCGACGACATGACGAGCGACTGGATTGCGTATCCAGCGATCAATCGGATGCTGACCAGCGAGACGATCACCGACCGTGTTCTGGGAGCAAGCAAGATGGCCACGGCGCGAACGGCCAGCTTCATCCTCGGTACGGGCAACAACATCCGCCCGCTGCGTGATATGACCCGGCGCGTCGTATCGATCTACCTGTCCCCACGCGTGGAGGACATCACCTCACTTCGTTATCGGGGCAACCCTCTCAAGACCGTCAGATCGAACCGCGCCGCCTATGTCGGGCACTCACTCACCATCGTTGCTGCACACCTCAAAGCCGGATCGCCGAGATCGGATTGCCCTACGATTCCGAGCTATGACGGCTGGTCGCACCTGTGTCGTGACAGCCTGATCGGACTAGGACAACCTGATCCTGCGGCCAGTCTCATCGCTCAGGTCAATGACGACCCGGACATGCAGGCTTTCGGCGAACTCCTTACTCGCTGGCGCGAGTGCTTCGGCGAGCGACCGACGATGGTTCGCACCGTGACCGACAGAGCGGAGGGGAAACCAAACTTGAAGGCGGCACTGCTGGAACTGCCCGTTGCAGAGCGCGGATTTGTGAATCCTTCAAAGCTTGGACGCTACCTTGCCCGTCACGCCAACCGCATCGTGAACGGCCATGAACTGCGCAAATCACCCAACGGTGAGCGCAATGCCTGGACCGTGATCGCAGTGGATCAAGCGCTCAGGGACAGGCCGCCGCCCGAGCCGGAGCAGGTACCCGAGATTGCGCGAATGTGGATCAAGGAAATGCCTCCGCTTCCACCGGGCATGAGCGAGGCCGACTTCTAGGTCAGCTAGAAAGACCACCGACCAAAAATCTGAATCCAGCCATCCGGAGCCGCAGCGATGCGGTTCCGGAGACGGCTCCCCCTTACCTTCAATAATATAAGGAATTCCCATGCCGACTATCGAACTTAGCGCAGCCGCCGTTCAGGCGATTCGCGCCACACCGCGCACCAAGAAAGAAACGTTCTTCGACGAGATCATTACCGGCTTCGTGCTGGAAGCGCGTCCAGACGGGGGCGCGACCTATGCCGTGCGATATAAAGACGAGTACGGCCGCCAGAAGCAGTACAAGATCGCCAACGCGGCGGACCTGTCATTCGGGGACGCGAAGAAGGAGGCGATCCGCATCAAGTCCCGGACGGTCGTGGGCCAGAATCCAGCCGAGGAGAGAAAGGCCAATCGCCGAATTCCCACGGTCAGCGAGCTTTCCGAACGCTACTTGGAATACGCGAAAACCTACAAGCGCAGCCACGACATTGACGAGCGCTACCTGCGAATTCACGTCGTGCCTCGCTTCGGAAAACTGCACCTCAACCAACTCGATCAGACAGAGATCATGGACTGGCTGAACGGAAAGGTCGCGGCGGGCTACGCGCAAGCCACGGTCAACCGCTGGCAGGTAATCCTGAGTCACATGCTGCGGATGGCGAAGCGCTGGGGCTTGCCGGGTTCAGATTACAATCCTCTGGCTGGCGTAAAGCAGAAAGATCCGAACAATCGCATCGAGCGATACCTCAGCGCCGCCGAAACGAAGCGGCTGAAGCAAGCTGTGGAGGAAAGCCCCAATCCGATGCTCAAATTCATTGTTGCTCTGTTGCTCCTCACTGGATGCCGCAAGCGTGAGTTGCTGGACGGCAAATGGGAGGAGGTAAATCTTGAGCGGAAGGTCTGGCGCATTCCCACGAGCAAGAGTGGCAAGCCACGCCACGTTCCTCTTTCTGAGGACGCGATCGCGGTGCTGAAGGAGGTGCCACGGTTCGACAGATGCCCTTACATCGTGCCGAATCCGATGACGCGGAAGCCGTTCACGTCCATCTTCCACAGCTGGGATTCGGCCCGTCGGGCGGCCAAACTGCCCGATGTGCGGGTACATGATCTGCGTCACCCCGCCGCCAGCAATCTCGTGAACTCGGGCCAGTCGCTTTATGTTGTCGCAAAGGTACTGGGATATAGCCAGACCCGTACCACCGAAAGGTATGCTCACCTGGATGATGGCGTGCTTCTGAATGCCGTGAATGCTGCGTCTCAGGTCACGGGAACGACTTGGGCAACTGATCTAGCTTAACGCCGAACTTTGCCCTCCAGTGACGCACTTGTTACTGGAGGGCATCTTTATCAATTTTTACGGCGTCGCGCTTGTGATACTCACCTTGACGGGCAGAGATCGCCGATCCTATTTGTCGTGCGGGGGGGGTAGGATGAGCATCGAGGAGCGGGTTAGCGACGCGCTAGTTGATCTCCGGGCGGCGCTCGGCGAAGGTGCTCAGCTTGAAGGCACATTGGATGAACTGGCGGCCTACTATCATTTGAAGCCAGAGGTGCTTCGGGTCCGCGCGGAGAGGGCATTTGGCGACCTCCACTCAGTCCAGGAACTTATCGCAGTAGAGCGGATAGCTTCATCCCGCGAGGCACTGCTCCGGTCTGCCTTCACCAAATATCGTATCCTCGCCTTCGGGCTGGCGACGGCACGCAACCACCCGGTACCCCCTTCCTTCGGTCAATGGCTTGAGAAGGAATTTGGCTTCTCCGGTCCAGAACAGGAGGATGGCCTCGCACACGAGAATGAGGGGATCCTCTTTAACCGCGACATGGTGAAAGCCCTTGATCTCAAGCTGAATGCTCGAAAGCGGTCAGTGCGCTGAAGTGTTCGACGGCTAGGGTACGACATGCTTTCTTGGATTGATCAACTCGCGCGGATCATCGGCTACGGCGCGATCATTACCGGAATCATTTGGGTTCTGGGCAAGTGGGCGGAGGATCGCTCCGTTTCACGCACCGCTCAAATCGAGCGCGAAAGCCTGGAACGGATGCGCCTTGAACGCCCCGAAGCCTATGAACAGGAGATGTGGTGGCGCGACAATGATCGACGGTTCAGAGCGGGTTTGCCCACTGATCCCAAATACATCGAGCGCATGAAAGCCATCGTCCAAAACTGCCGCGAAGACGGTCTCCTGTGACGAAGGCCGATCGCATTCGGGGC harbors:
- a CDS encoding helix-turn-helix transcriptional regulator, translated to MDVVQLLGVNVRRYRRLRGMTQEALALEVEMERSYVSDLERGTRNPSVRALGRLAAALGGHPAQLLEVCAD
- a CDS encoding site-specific integrase; the encoded protein is MPTIELSAAAVQAIRATPRTKKETFFDEIITGFVLEARPDGGATYAVRYKDEYGRQKQYKIANAADLSFGDAKKEAIRIKSRTVVGQNPAEERKANRRIPTVSELSERYLEYAKTYKRSHDIDERYLRIHVVPRFGKLHLNQLDQTEIMDWLNGKVAAGYAQATVNRWQVILSHMLRMAKRWGLPGSDYNPLAGVKQKDPNNRIERYLSAAETKRLKQAVEESPNPMLKFIVALLLLTGCRKRELLDGKWEEVNLERKVWRIPTSKSGKPRHVPLSEDAIAVLKEVPRFDRCPYIVPNPMTRKPFTSIFHSWDSARRAAKLPDVRVHDLRHPAASNLVNSGQSLYVVAKVLGYSQTRTTERYAHLDDGVLLNAVNAASQVTGTTWATDLA